A single genomic interval of Brevundimonas diminuta harbors:
- a CDS encoding UdgX family uracil-DNA binding protein (This protein belongs to the uracil DNA glycosylase superfamily, members of which act in excision repair of DNA. However, it belongs more specifically to UdgX branch, whose founding member was found to bind uracil in DNA (where it does not belong), without cleaving it, appears to promote DNA repair by a pathway involving RecA, rather than base excision.) yields the protein MAVATLDGETVFDGWRKAARAFRLAGVEPAAAQFVVAGAVEQGGLFDHPIAEEASPMPDDRRAFTVPKEFVDLAQNLILHRSADRFDLMYRLLWRLKDESDLMKVISDRDVADALERVKNVSRASHKMKAFVRFRQVHDDLGEAWVAWFEPPHRVLERTAPFFQRRFTTMRWSILTPDGSAFWDGDALRFGPPATRDMAPAEDEIEDFWKTYYASTFNPARLKVKTMQGEMAKSYWKNLPEAALIPELVAASSVRTETMVAAPSPQPNPRFARAVAPDLHLARPDAEAVPENLDDVAGGVQACRRCPLYRDATQGVCGEGPKSARLMIVGEQPGDQEDLAGRAFIGPAGQVLNAALAEAGIDRSDVYVTNAVKHFKHEPRGKRRLHKTPNAGEVQACRWWLDSERRLIKPQVVLALGATAGLALLGRKPAVMQERGAPIDLSDGSTAVLTVHPSYLLRLPDEAAKSEARRLFIEDLAAVQRRMR from the coding sequence ATGGCGGTGGCGACGCTGGACGGTGAGACCGTCTTCGACGGCTGGCGGAAGGCGGCGCGCGCGTTTCGCTTGGCGGGTGTGGAGCCCGCGGCGGCGCAGTTCGTCGTGGCGGGGGCGGTGGAACAGGGCGGGCTGTTCGATCACCCGATTGCCGAAGAGGCGTCGCCGATGCCGGATGACCGCAGAGCTTTCACCGTCCCGAAAGAATTCGTGGACCTGGCTCAGAACCTGATCCTGCATCGATCCGCTGACCGTTTCGATCTGATGTATCGGCTGCTGTGGCGACTGAAGGATGAGTCGGACCTGATGAAGGTCATTTCGGACCGGGACGTCGCCGACGCGCTGGAGCGGGTCAAGAACGTCAGCCGCGCCTCGCACAAGATGAAGGCCTTCGTTCGCTTTCGCCAGGTGCATGACGATCTGGGCGAGGCCTGGGTGGCGTGGTTCGAGCCGCCGCATCGGGTTTTGGAAAGGACCGCGCCCTTTTTCCAACGGCGGTTCACGACCATGCGCTGGTCGATCCTGACGCCGGATGGTTCGGCGTTCTGGGATGGCGACGCCCTTCGGTTCGGGCCGCCCGCCACCCGCGACATGGCGCCGGCCGAAGACGAGATCGAGGATTTCTGGAAGACCTATTACGCCTCGACCTTCAATCCCGCGCGGCTGAAGGTGAAGACGATGCAGGGCGAGATGGCCAAGTCCTATTGGAAGAACCTGCCGGAAGCCGCCTTGATCCCGGAACTGGTCGCGGCTTCGTCGGTTCGGACCGAGACCATGGTCGCTGCGCCGTCGCCTCAGCCCAATCCGCGTTTCGCGCGCGCCGTCGCGCCGGACCTCCATTTGGCGCGTCCCGACGCCGAGGCCGTGCCCGAAAACCTCGACGATGTCGCCGGCGGCGTTCAGGCCTGCCGCCGTTGCCCGCTTTACCGCGACGCGACGCAGGGCGTGTGCGGAGAGGGGCCGAAGTCGGCGCGTCTGATGATCGTCGGCGAACAGCCGGGCGATCAGGAGGATTTGGCAGGCCGCGCCTTCATCGGGCCGGCGGGGCAGGTGCTGAACGCCGCCCTGGCCGAGGCCGGCATTGATCGATCCGACGTTTATGTCACCAACGCGGTCAAGCACTTCAAACACGAGCCGCGCGGCAAGCGTCGCCTGCACAAGACGCCGAACGCGGGCGAGGTTCAGGCCTGCCGCTGGTGGCTGGACTCGGAGCGAAGGCTGATCAAGCCGCAAGTCGTGCTGGCCCTTGGCGCGACGGCGGGTCTGGCGTTGCTGGGTCGAAAGCCGGCCGTGATGCAGGAACGTGGCGCGCCGATCGACCTGAGCGATGGATCGACCGCCGTACTGACGGTTCACCCGTCCTATTTGTTGCGTCTGCCGGACGAAGCCGCGAAGTCCGAGGCGAGACGGTTGTTCATTGAGGATCTGGCGGCCGTGCAACGTCGTATGAGGTGA
- a CDS encoding flagellin, whose product MTRVATHGNYQSALLSLMNAQGRAQQAQERIDSEKIATDMSGYGRGAEQLTSLTSTQARLEGFISTGEAVKARLSAQDLAMSRIYEGGNAAREAIANSLAAGRIDNLMVELGLNYQTVQGGLNSEHQGSYLFAGGQSDIAPATAATMADLTAAPSTAATFANDTLKQKSRIDEKTTVETGFLASEIGGPLTEVFRNIQAFQNGTAVTVGGVTYTPAGAGTLTGQPDANVTAFLKAQMGELDKANAGLTNQTAKNGLIQNHVETALDAQENQKTALQKMMQDKSGYDPARAITDLQMAQVAIEASAQIINSLKSTSLLNLLR is encoded by the coding sequence ATGACGCGCGTCGCGACCCACGGGAACTACCAGTCGGCCTTGCTCAGCCTGATGAACGCGCAGGGCCGCGCGCAGCAGGCGCAGGAGCGGATCGATAGCGAGAAGATCGCCACCGACATGTCCGGCTATGGCCGAGGCGCCGAGCAACTGACCAGCCTGACGTCGACACAGGCGCGGCTGGAAGGCTTCATCTCCACCGGCGAGGCCGTGAAGGCGCGGCTGAGCGCCCAGGATCTTGCCATGAGCCGAATCTACGAAGGCGGTAATGCGGCGCGCGAGGCCATTGCAAACAGCCTGGCGGCCGGGCGGATCGACAATCTGATGGTCGAACTCGGTCTGAACTATCAGACGGTGCAGGGTGGACTGAATTCGGAACACCAGGGCTCCTATCTGTTTGCGGGCGGCCAAAGCGACATCGCTCCCGCCACGGCTGCAACCATGGCCGATTTGACGGCGGCGCCGTCCACCGCCGCGACCTTCGCCAACGACACCCTGAAGCAGAAGTCGCGCATCGACGAGAAGACCACGGTCGAGACCGGGTTTTTGGCCAGCGAGATCGGCGGGCCGCTGACCGAGGTGTTCCGCAACATTCAGGCCTTCCAGAACGGCACTGCGGTGACCGTCGGCGGCGTGACTTATACGCCGGCTGGCGCGGGCACGCTGACGGGACAGCCCGACGCCAACGTCACCGCGTTTTTGAAGGCGCAGATGGGCGAACTGGACAAGGCGAATGCGGGCCTGACGAACCAGACGGCCAAGAACGGTCTGATCCAGAACCACGTTGAGACGGCGCTGGACGCCCAAGAAAACCAGAAGACCGCCCTGCAGAAGATGATGCAGGACAAGTCCGGTTATGATCCGGCACGGGCGATTACCGACCTGCAGATGGCGCAGGTGGCGATCGAGGCTTCTGCCCAGATCATCAACTCGCTGAAAAGCACGTCGCTGCTCAATCTGCTGCGTTAA
- a CDS encoding putative DNA modification/repair radical SAM protein → MARLDLRRKLSVLADAAKYDASCSSSGTSKRNSVGGKGIGSTEGMGICHAYTPDGRCISLLKILLTNFCIYDCAYCINRVSSNVERARFDVDEVVDLTLNFYKRNYIEGLFLSSGIIRSGDYTMEQLVLVAKTLREVHDFRGYIHLKLIPEADPKLVEMAGLYADRLSANIELPRDEALARLAPQKDVGVIKKAMSQVRLGVEAAKPAKREKIKPPKFAPGGQSTQLIIGADGAPDTEILDRSASLYGGYGLRRVYYSAFSPIPDSSSILPLSKPPLMREHRLYQADWLMRFYGFSAPEIGEGASNGMLDLAVDPKLAWALNKREQFPVDVNRAPREMLLRVPGLGVKAVDRIVAVRRYRTLRLEDVGRLTRSVAKIRPFITALDWTPGGLTDAADLKARMTSRRPEQLSLL, encoded by the coding sequence ATGGCTCGTCTCGATCTGCGTCGAAAACTTTCTGTCTTGGCTGACGCCGCCAAGTATGACGCCTCCTGTTCGTCGTCCGGAACGTCGAAACGAAACTCCGTCGGCGGCAAGGGGATCGGCTCGACCGAGGGGATGGGCATCTGTCACGCCTATACACCAGACGGTCGGTGCATCAGTCTGCTCAAGATCCTGCTGACCAACTTCTGCATCTACGATTGCGCCTATTGCATCAATCGCGTCTCGTCGAATGTGGAGCGCGCGCGGTTCGATGTCGATGAGGTCGTCGACCTGACGCTCAACTTCTACAAACGCAACTATATCGAGGGCCTGTTTCTGTCGTCGGGCATCATTCGATCCGGCGACTATACGATGGAGCAGCTGGTCCTGGTGGCCAAGACGCTGCGGGAAGTCCACGATTTCCGGGGCTATATTCATCTGAAGCTGATCCCGGAGGCGGATCCGAAGCTGGTGGAGATGGCGGGGCTGTATGCCGATCGCCTGTCGGCCAATATCGAACTTCCGCGCGACGAGGCGCTGGCGCGACTGGCGCCGCAAAAGGACGTCGGGGTCATCAAGAAGGCGATGAGCCAGGTGCGTCTTGGCGTAGAGGCGGCCAAGCCGGCCAAACGTGAAAAGATCAAACCGCCGAAGTTCGCGCCGGGCGGCCAGAGCACCCAGCTGATCATCGGCGCCGACGGCGCGCCGGACACGGAAATCCTGGATCGCAGCGCCTCGCTTTACGGCGGTTACGGCCTGCGCCGAGTCTATTATTCGGCATTCAGCCCGATCCCGGATTCGAGTTCGATCCTGCCGCTGTCCAAGCCGCCGCTGATGCGCGAGCATCGGCTGTATCAGGCCGATTGGCTGATGCGGTTCTATGGCTTCTCCGCGCCGGAGATCGGCGAGGGCGCATCGAACGGCATGCTCGATCTGGCGGTCGACCCCAAACTGGCCTGGGCGCTGAACAAGCGCGAGCAGTTTCCCGTCGATGTGAACCGTGCTCCGCGCGAGATGCTGCTGCGTGTGCCGGGGCTGGGCGTGAAGGCGGTGGACCGGATCGTCGCGGTGCGCCGCTATCGGACCCTGCGGCTAGAGGATGTCGGACGGCTGACGCGATCGGTGGCCAAGATTCGGCCCTTCATCACGGCGTTGGATTGGACGCCAGGCGGTCTGACGGATGCGGCGGACCTGAAGGCGCGCATGACCAGCCGCAGGCCCGAGCAGTTGAGCCTGTTGTGA
- a CDS encoding ABC transporter ATP-binding protein yields MTEAPENLIEVRGLLSQFGERTIHENLDLDLVRGEVLGVVGGSGAGKTVLLNTIIGLKEPEGGSVKVLGYDRANLTKAEAADIEKRTGILFQQGALFSSLSVLENVASPLVEHTKLPKSVIYELAELKIAMVGLKPEHHHLKPAELSGGMKKRAGLARALALDPELVFLDEPTAGLDPIGAAAFDDLIRQLADDLGLSVFMITHDLDTLYAICDKVAVLADKRVVEKATVQELEGSDHPWIKEYFLGPRGRAATKSAA; encoded by the coding sequence ATGACCGAGGCGCCAGAAAACCTGATCGAGGTGCGCGGCCTGCTGAGTCAGTTCGGCGAGCGCACCATCCACGAGAACCTCGACCTCGACCTGGTGCGCGGCGAAGTCCTGGGCGTCGTCGGCGGATCGGGCGCGGGCAAGACCGTGCTGCTGAACACCATCATCGGCTTGAAGGAGCCGGAGGGCGGATCGGTGAAGGTGCTCGGCTACGACCGGGCGAACCTGACCAAGGCCGAGGCGGCCGACATCGAAAAGCGCACCGGCATCCTGTTCCAGCAAGGGGCGCTGTTCTCTTCGCTGAGCGTGCTGGAGAACGTGGCTTCTCCCCTGGTCGAACACACCAAACTGCCAAAATCGGTCATCTATGAGTTGGCCGAGTTGAAGATCGCCATGGTCGGTCTGAAGCCCGAGCATCACCATCTGAAGCCGGCCGAACTGTCAGGCGGCATGAAGAAGCGCGCCGGCCTGGCGCGTGCGCTGGCGCTGGATCCCGAGCTGGTGTTTCTCGACGAGCCGACGGCGGGCCTGGATCCCATCGGCGCCGCCGCGTTCGACGATCTGATCCGGCAACTGGCGGACGACCTCGGTCTGTCCGTCTTCATGATCACTCACGACCTCGATACGCTCTACGCCATCTGTGACAAGGTGGCGGTGCTGGCGGACAAGCGGGTCGTGGAAAAGGCCACGGTGCAGGAGCTGGAAGGCTCCGACCATCCGTGGATCAAAGAATATTTCCTGGGGCCGCGCGGACGCGCAGCCACCAAGTCTGCCGCCTGA
- a CDS encoding MlaE family ABC transporter permease codes for MNQAAYEIVDRDGEARLRLTGDWTTTALGRLPTELSRDLEGREIASIDTSDLGRFDTAGALALVQASSGRLSKSQWKDRPEAGRIYHMIELLERQSAPAPKRPSAFVRTFAKIGRGVYDFGGEAMLSLAFLGRLMAAVVEAAKRPGGIRWPAWVSQAERAGLDAIPIVMITNFFIGAVIAFIGVDLLTDFGAQVFAVQLIGVAMFREFAVVIASVLLAGRSASAFAAEIGSMRMNQEVDAMQVMGVNPFQALVIPRVASLVIMLPLLTFMGMIGGLIGGLVVCWSSLNLGPSFFFQRLVEDGTMAQHLMVGLVKAPVFALVIAAIGCRQGMAVAGDVESLGRRVTAAVVQAIFAIIFLDAVFALVFLELNI; via the coding sequence ATGAACCAGGCCGCATATGAAATCGTCGATCGTGATGGCGAAGCCCGTCTGCGCCTGACCGGCGACTGGACAACCACGGCGCTGGGCCGTCTGCCGACGGAACTGAGCCGCGATCTGGAAGGCCGCGAAATCGCCAGCATCGACACCTCCGATCTCGGTCGCTTCGATACCGCAGGCGCGCTGGCTCTGGTGCAGGCCTCAAGCGGTCGGCTGTCGAAGAGCCAGTGGAAGGATCGACCCGAGGCGGGCCGCATCTATCACATGATCGAACTGCTGGAGCGGCAGAGCGCTCCGGCGCCGAAACGCCCCAGCGCCTTCGTTCGCACCTTCGCCAAGATCGGGCGAGGCGTGTACGATTTCGGCGGCGAGGCCATGTTGTCGCTGGCCTTCCTGGGTCGGCTGATGGCTGCTGTGGTGGAAGCCGCCAAACGCCCCGGGGGCATCCGCTGGCCGGCGTGGGTCAGTCAGGCCGAGCGCGCCGGGTTGGACGCCATCCCGATCGTCATGATCACCAACTTCTTCATCGGGGCCGTGATCGCCTTCATCGGCGTGGACCTGTTGACCGACTTCGGCGCCCAGGTGTTCGCGGTTCAGCTGATCGGTGTCGCCATGTTCCGCGAGTTCGCCGTGGTCATCGCCTCGGTCCTTCTTGCGGGACGTTCGGCCTCGGCCTTTGCGGCTGAGATCGGGTCGATGCGGATGAACCAGGAGGTCGACGCCATGCAGGTCATGGGCGTCAATCCATTCCAGGCCCTTGTTATTCCTCGTGTCGCGTCGCTGGTGATCATGCTGCCGCTGCTGACCTTTATGGGCATGATCGGCGGTCTTATAGGGGGTCTGGTCGTGTGCTGGAGCTCGTTGAATCTCGGCCCGTCCTTCTTCTTCCAGCGTCTGGTCGAGGATGGCACCATGGCCCAGCATCTGATGGTTGGTCTGGTGAAGGCGCCGGTCTTCGCCCTGGTGATCGCCGCCATCGGTTGTCGTCAGGGCATGGCCGTCGCCGGCGATGTCGAAAGCCTGGGCCGCCGCGTGACGGCCGCCGTGGTGCAGGCCATCTTCGCCATCATCTTCCTGGATGCCGTGTTCGCCCTGGTCTTCTTGGAGCTGAACATATGA
- a CDS encoding flagellar hook assembly protein FlgD, producing the protein MVDAVTTSAAAGRVTGGTKALASNFETFLTLLTTQMKNQDPLSPLDSNQFTAQLTQMAGVEQQLLTNDLLTSLLAAQAGGGLDNAANYIGKSVTAAWTATEFNDGTASWAYELGADADKATLQVVDSKGVVVWEGAAPDKTSGLHTFSWDGKLKDGGTAEDGGVYTLKVAATDATGAKVDAQALIQGRVTGVEMYNGAPYLVIGDSILPLSTVISLNEIKAQAANDTDDTENPNVPTEEAAA; encoded by the coding sequence ATGGTCGACGCCGTCACCACAAGCGCAGCAGCCGGCCGGGTCACCGGCGGCACCAAGGCCCTGGCCTCGAACTTCGAGACCTTCCTGACCCTGCTGACCACGCAGATGAAGAATCAGGATCCGCTGTCGCCGCTGGATTCCAACCAATTCACCGCTCAACTGACCCAGATGGCCGGCGTGGAGCAGCAACTGCTGACGAACGACCTGCTGACCAGCCTGCTGGCCGCCCAGGCCGGCGGCGGTCTGGACAACGCCGCCAACTACATCGGCAAGAGCGTCACCGCCGCCTGGACCGCCACCGAGTTTAACGATGGCACGGCCAGCTGGGCCTACGAACTGGGCGCCGACGCGGACAAGGCCACCTTGCAGGTCGTCGACAGCAAGGGCGTCGTCGTCTGGGAGGGCGCCGCGCCCGACAAGACGTCCGGCCTGCACACCTTCTCCTGGGACGGCAAGCTGAAGGACGGCGGCACGGCCGAAGACGGCGGCGTCTATACGCTGAAGGTCGCCGCCACCGACGCGACCGGCGCCAAGGTCGACGCCCAGGCCCTGATCCAGGGCCGGGTCACCGGCGTCGAGATGTACAACGGCGCGCCGTACTTGGTGATCGGCGACTCTATCCTTCCGCTTTCGACCGTGATCTCGCTGAACGAGATCAAGGCCCAGGCGGCCAACGATACCGACGATACGGAGAATCCGAACGTCCCCACCGAGGAGGCGGCCGCATGA
- the flgK gene encoding flagellar hook-associated protein FlgK, which translates to MNIATSGLKTAQSQLRVTADNIANVDTPGYIRKVADQSAAVTNGYGSGVDVTRVRLATDRFLQAASLSAGSDAARQTVRYELYDQIQNQFGDPSSDTNFFAQVDKLFATYATLAESPTSSAGRQDTIYKTQAIFNEAAGIASQIQSARQEADGRLLSAIETVNPLLEQIAKLNKTIAAGTVTNEDVTGAQNAQLGLINELSKYMDVKVEARSNGGVTLRTNAGTILVGEGAATLSYQAAGTVDAMTAFSDIMITEPSGTRWPLLDGVSSGQIRGLVEMRDVDAPAAAARLGELTAKLADELNRAHNANSSVPAPTTLAGRNTGQSLENALSGFTGTTTISAVNASGVVQASARIVFSGGTMTINGAAADPTTFLSVLNAQLGGAATASFSDGQLRLDGAGGNGVAIADDATSPSAKGGRGFSHWFGLNDLVTTTTPTFYETGLTLTSQHGFDPGESLTLRFAGPSGARLRDITVSVPAGAGTMGEMLGALNDPITGVGRYGAFSLDAAGKLSFKTYDPSAMSMNVVKDNTTQDPSGVSMSQLFGLGATGSTRAGAYTVRSDIQQDPGKLALAQLNLSAAAGTPALSKNDGRGGLALGDVGKKNVAFAAAGGNAGGTKTLSSYAADFAGEIGGKASAARTRSETASALAKEADSRRTSAEGVNMDEELVNMTTFQQAYNASARLIQASKDMYDVLIGILQ; encoded by the coding sequence ATGAACATTGCGACGTCGGGGCTGAAGACCGCCCAGTCGCAGTTGCGTGTCACCGCCGACAATATCGCCAACGTCGATACGCCCGGATACATCCGCAAGGTCGCCGATCAGTCGGCTGCGGTCACCAATGGCTATGGTTCGGGTGTAGACGTCACGCGGGTGCGGCTGGCGACAGACCGGTTCCTGCAGGCCGCCAGCCTCAGCGCCGGGTCGGACGCCGCGCGCCAGACCGTGCGCTATGAACTGTACGACCAGATCCAGAACCAGTTCGGCGATCCCAGCAGCGACACCAACTTCTTCGCTCAGGTCGACAAGCTGTTCGCCACCTATGCGACCCTGGCCGAAAGCCCCACGTCCTCGGCCGGGCGTCAGGACACGATCTACAAGACCCAGGCGATCTTCAATGAGGCCGCCGGCATCGCGTCGCAGATCCAGTCGGCGCGTCAGGAGGCGGACGGCCGGTTGCTGAGCGCGATCGAAACGGTCAATCCGCTGCTGGAACAGATCGCCAAGCTGAACAAGACCATCGCCGCCGGCACGGTGACGAACGAGGATGTGACCGGCGCCCAGAACGCCCAGCTGGGCCTGATCAACGAACTGTCCAAATATATGGATGTGAAGGTCGAGGCCCGCTCCAACGGCGGCGTGACGCTGCGCACCAACGCAGGGACCATCCTGGTGGGCGAGGGGGCAGCGACGCTGTCGTACCAGGCGGCCGGCACCGTGGACGCCATGACGGCCTTCTCCGACATCATGATCACCGAACCCAGCGGCACGCGCTGGCCGCTGCTGGACGGCGTGTCGTCCGGTCAGATCCGGGGTCTGGTCGAGATGCGCGATGTCGATGCGCCTGCTGCCGCCGCGCGCCTGGGTGAGTTGACGGCCAAGCTCGCGGACGAGCTGAACCGCGCCCACAACGCCAACAGCAGCGTTCCCGCGCCGACAACCCTGGCGGGGCGCAACACCGGGCAGTCGCTGGAGAACGCTTTGAGCGGCTTCACCGGCACCACCACCATCTCGGCAGTCAATGCGTCCGGCGTGGTGCAGGCGTCGGCGCGGATCGTCTTTTCCGGCGGCACGATGACAATCAATGGCGCCGCCGCCGATCCGACCACCTTCCTCAGCGTGCTGAACGCCCAACTGGGCGGCGCGGCTACGGCGAGTTTCTCGGATGGCCAACTGCGCCTGGACGGGGCGGGTGGAAACGGCGTGGCCATCGCCGACGATGCGACCTCGCCCAGCGCCAAGGGCGGGCGCGGATTTTCGCACTGGTTTGGCCTCAACGACCTGGTGACCACGACCACGCCGACATTCTACGAGACGGGCCTGACCCTGACGTCACAGCACGGGTTCGATCCGGGCGAGAGCCTGACCTTGCGCTTTGCCGGTCCGTCCGGGGCGCGTCTTCGTGACATCACCGTGTCCGTACCCGCCGGGGCGGGCACGATGGGCGAGATGCTGGGCGCGCTGAACGATCCCATCACCGGCGTCGGCCGCTATGGCGCCTTCAGCCTGGATGCGGCGGGCAAGCTGTCCTTTAAGACCTACGACCCGTCTGCGATGTCGATGAACGTCGTGAAGGACAATACGACCCAGGATCCGTCCGGCGTTTCGATGTCGCAACTGTTCGGCCTGGGCGCGACGGGATCGACGCGGGCGGGCGCCTATACGGTGCGCAGCGATATTCAGCAGGACCCCGGCAAGCTGGCCCTGGCGCAACTGAACCTGTCGGCCGCGGCGGGGACGCCAGCGCTGAGCAAGAACGATGGGCGCGGCGGCCTGGCGCTGGGGGATGTGGGCAAGAAGAACGTCGCCTTCGCCGCAGCCGGCGGCAACGCCGGCGGGACCAAGACCCTGTCGTCCTATGCGGCGGACTTCGCAGGTGAGATCGGCGGCAAGGCCTCGGCCGCCAGAACCCGCAGCGAAACGGCAAGCGCCCTGGCCAAGGAGGCGGACAGCCGCCGGACATCGGCCGAAGGCGTGAACATGGACGAGGAACTGGTCAACATGACCACCTTCCAGCAAGCCTATAACGCCTCTGCGCGCCTGATCCAGGCGAGCAAGGACATGTACGACGTACTGATCGGAATCCTGCAATGA
- a CDS encoding flagellar hook-length control protein FliK, protein MSTASALFAPAAPVSTGPSAAAPGAEAVDAGLFSSKIADALNAGVHGAPVERTTPDRLTGARSLGVIMAQPMTAELDADTPTATTDTIPATTGESADSETQVVFSDEQQIGTDTAAKDDDTPGLVAATPFTAAQPTPAVSEDATESPVDPQAPKSVASVAFVAHEAMTTTVPTAPRSATDTAAKPASAPANQDLEAKPALAAATAQAVLSEISEILTTEASTSSPAAAKPAEVEAAEASVTPVQPTTTDGPKPTVAPKPAVTVKSDAAPRPTDAATPAPATSESATGTIQTAVANTDKPAAPSPITQSLAAAQIPTAQVQIAVTSTMPKPSIIVPADVVAAITDTASSVTAETADTPDQLAEAAAPSDTPKSSPTALQPATPLRGNLHAVTDRTGDTAVPAVQNAMVEDATPSDAAIEVVAKPTPSSAKTAEPVITAVATSDPASPEATTASPAPTDAQPAQQAAASSHAQGASTLSRATVETTAQLAAHIARKLDGRSTRFDMVLTPEDLGRVDVSLEIGKDGQLSARLAFDNPAAAADLKGRADELRRQLQEAGFQVAGDALDFSQRDPSAGGGAFERQQQRNALFAGGSRLAAQADMPIVPAPGAWINHSLTPDRVDLKV, encoded by the coding sequence ATGTCCACCGCTTCCGCCCTGTTCGCGCCTGCTGCTCCGGTTTCGACCGGACCGTCGGCTGCCGCCCCGGGCGCAGAGGCCGTCGATGCGGGTCTGTTCTCCAGCAAGATCGCCGACGCGCTGAACGCGGGCGTCCACGGCGCGCCGGTCGAACGAACGACGCCCGACCGTCTGACGGGCGCTCGGTCGCTGGGTGTCATCATGGCCCAGCCGATGACGGCCGAGCTGGACGCCGACACGCCGACCGCGACGACCGACACCATTCCTGCGACCACGGGCGAGAGCGCAGACTCCGAAACGCAGGTCGTATTTTCCGACGAACAGCAGATCGGCACGGACACGGCCGCGAAGGACGACGATACCCCAGGCCTCGTCGCCGCAACGCCGTTCACAGCCGCGCAACCGACGCCGGCCGTTTCCGAGGACGCGACGGAAAGCCCTGTCGATCCACAAGCTCCCAAAAGTGTTGCGTCAGTCGCATTCGTTGCCCACGAAGCGATGACGACGACGGTCCCCACGGCTCCCCGCTCTGCAACTGATACGGCGGCCAAGCCTGCGTCGGCGCCTGCCAACCAGGACCTTGAAGCGAAGCCCGCGTTGGCGGCCGCGACCGCTCAAGCAGTCCTTTCGGAAATCTCCGAAATCCTGACGACCGAAGCGTCGACCTCTTCTCCCGCCGCGGCGAAGCCGGCTGAAGTCGAGGCCGCCGAGGCCTCGGTCACGCCCGTTCAGCCGACGACGACCGACGGTCCGAAGCCGACAGTCGCGCCCAAGCCTGCCGTTACGGTCAAGAGCGACGCAGCGCCTCGTCCGACCGACGCAGCGACGCCGGCGCCTGCCACGTCCGAAAGTGCGACCGGCACGATCCAGACCGCTGTCGCTAACACCGACAAACCGGCCGCACCGTCGCCTATCACTCAATCCCTTGCGGCCGCTCAAATCCCGACCGCCCAAGTCCAGATCGCCGTCACGTCGACGATGCCCAAGCCCTCGATCATTGTCCCCGCCGACGTCGTCGCTGCGATAACCGACACGGCGTCGTCTGTGACAGCCGAAACGGCCGACACGCCCGATCAGTTGGCAGAGGCGGCGGCTCCGTCCGACACGCCGAAGTCGTCGCCGACCGCGCTTCAACCCGCCACGCCCTTGCGCGGCAACCTCCATGCGGTGACGGACCGAACGGGCGACACCGCCGTTCCTGCGGTTCAGAACGCTATGGTCGAAGACGCCACCCCTTCCGACGCCGCGATCGAAGTCGTCGCCAAACCGACGCCCTCATCCGCCAAGACAGCCGAGCCCGTCATTACCGCCGTCGCCACGTCGGATCCAGCGTCGCCCGAAGCCACGACCGCAAGCCCCGCGCCGACCGATGCTCAGCCTGCTCAACAGGCCGCCGCGTCCAGCCATGCTCAGGGTGCGTCCACCCTGTCGCGCGCCACCGTCGAGACCACCGCTCAGCTCGCCGCACATATCGCTCGCAAACTGGACGGCCGTTCGACCCGGTTCGACATGGTGCTGACGCCCGAAGATCTGGGCCGCGTCGATGTCAGCCTTGAGATCGGCAAGGACGGCCAGCTGTCCGCTCGCCTGGCCTTCGACAATCCCGCCGCCGCCGCCGATCTGAAGGGTCGCGCCGACGAACTGCGTCGCCAGCTTCAGGAGGCGGGCTTCCAGGTTGCAGGCGACGCGCTCGACTTCTCGCAGCGCGATCCATCTGCCGGCGGCGGCGCCTTCGAGCGCCAGCAGCAGCGCAACGCCCTGTTCGCCGGCGGCTCTCGCCTTGCGGCCCAGGCCGACATGCCCATCGTCCCGGCGCCCGGCGCCTGGATCAATCATTCCCTGACGCCTGACCGCGTCGATCTGAAGGTCTGA